In the Phaseolus vulgaris cultivar G19833 chromosome 7, P. vulgaris v2.0, whole genome shotgun sequence genome, one interval contains:
- the LOC137828738 gene encoding ras-related protein RABC2a-like, with protein MGSTSRVGSSSYDYSFKVLLIGDSAVGKSSLLLSFISNSNSIHHLSPTIGVDFKIKFFTVGSKRLKLTVWDTAGQERFGTVISSYYRGAHGIILVYDVTRRETFTNLIDIWAKEVELYSTNHDSIKILVGNKVDKESERAVSKEEGMALAQQHRCLFLECSAKTRANVQQCFNDLSLKILDVPGLREKGSVAVRRQNQKHMYGTSQSGGCCS; from the exons ATGGGTTCTACTTCAAGAGTTGGCAGTAGCAGCTACGATTACTCCTTCAAGGTTCTTTTGATTGGTGATTCTGCTGTTGGCAAGAGTAGTCTTCTCCTCAGCTTCATCTCCAATTCTAACTCTATCCATCATCTCTCCCCCACCATTG GTGTGGATTTCAAGATAAAGTTTTTTACCGTTGGTAGTAAAAGGTTGAAGCTCACTGTTTGGGACACAG CTGGTCAAGAGAGATTTGGAACAGTAATAAGTTCTTATTACAGAGGTGCACATGGAATCATTCTTG TCTATGATGTGACACGACGCGAGACATTTACGAATTTGATTGATATATGGGCTAAAGAAGTTGAGCTTTATTCTACTAATCATGACAGCATCAAAATTCTTGTTGGAAATAAGGTGGATAAG GAGAGTGAAAGAGCTGTAAGCAAAGAAGAGGGAATGGCTCTTGCACAGCAACATAGATGCTTGTTCCTAGAGTGTAGTGCTAAAACTAGAGCAAATGTTCAGCAATGCTTTAATGATCTCTCACTAAAG ATATTAGATGTGCCAGGTTTAAGGGAAAAAGGGTCTGTTGCAGTGAGAAGGCAAAATCAAAAACACATGTATGGGACATCTCAAAGCGGTGGTTGCTGTTCTTAG